Proteins found in one Anopheles aquasalis chromosome 3, idAnoAquaMG_Q_19, whole genome shotgun sequence genomic segment:
- the LOC126578760 gene encoding odorant receptor 67d, protein MKKLLKRTTADDFRVMPYNLRWFTVLGIGSSPNDRRLYRLAVALGLTVVAIILPKPIRISDQHPRFESIVRSVAELLFGVLGFLTIIIVASKSEPFRQVIQKLEQALTSFRDRDDQCSRLIVKVNGGIYRFSVAFARLNLCYMLLFNLVPPAVNYPYYLHHLLSATSSNKTRTVEFMLPLEQDFYGLDIRHNILHYSVFWLVTWPACTFTTVILWCKGPLFILIRYNTLLYQLVNCMLRELGAATVNGVSKSRRRLLTWKQRQLVQIVELHRTAIECTKLLDSILRLVLLIQSVGCLLMWCLMLYYISRNANLNVLNVVVLTLSIVFEMWCWSYLGHQLTEENASIANTVYSSCCWYDEPRVLQKSYQRIMMQASSRKATITAGRFYNVNIVTFAQLVKTSYTYYMIMKEIF, encoded by the exons ATGAAGAAGCTTCTCAAGCGTACCACGGCCGACGACTTTCGCGTGATGCCGTACAATCTACGTTGGTTTACCGTGCTCGGGATAGGCAGCTCACCGAACGATCGCCGACTGTACCGTTTGGCGGTGGCGCTCGGCCTCACCGTGGTGGCCATTATCCTCCCGAAGCCGATCCGCATCTCGGACCAGCACCCGCGGTTCGAGTCGATCGTCCGCAGCGTGGCCGAGCTGCTGTTCGGTGTGCTCGGTTTCCTCACCATCATTATAGTGGCCAGCAAGTCGGAACCGTTCCGCCAGGTGATTCAGAAGCTGGAACAAGCGCTCACCTCAT ttcgcgatcgcgatgatcaGTGCAGCCGGTTGATCGTCAAGGTCAATGGTGGTATCTATCGGTTTAGCGTAGCATTCGCCCGGCTCAACCTTTGCTACATGCTCCTGTTCAACCTGGTGCCACCGGCCGTCAACTATCCTTACTATCTGCACCATCTCCTgtccgccaccagcagcaacaagacgCGGACGGTCGAGTTTATGCTACCGCTCGAGCAGGACTTTTATGGTCTCGATATCCGCCACAACATTCTGCACTACAGCGTGTTCTGGCTCGTAACCTGGCCGGCCTGTACCTTCACTACCGTGATCCTGTGGTGCAAGGGCCCGCTCTTCATACTGATACGCTACAACACGCTCCTCTATCAGCTGGTGAACTGTATGCTCCGTGAACTGGGCGCCGCCACTGTGAATGGTGTATCGAAAAGCCGACGGCGGCTGCTCACCTGGAAGCAACGTCAGCTCGTGCAGATCGTCGAACTACACCGGACGGCGATCGAGTGTACGAAGCTGCTCGATAGCATCTTGCGGCTCGTGCTGCTGATCCAGTCCGTGGGCTGCCTGCTGATGTGGTGCCTCATGCTGTACTACATCAGCCGCAACGCGAACCTGAACGTCCTGAATGTGGTCGTGCTGACGCTGTCGATCGTCTTCGAGATGTGGTGCTGGTCGTACCTTGGCCATCAGCTAACCGAAGAG AATGCCTCGATCGCTAATACCGTGTacagtagctgctgctggtacgatGAACCGCGGGTACTGCAGAAGAGCTACCAGCGGATTATGATGCAGGCCAGCAGTCGAAAGGCAACCATCACGGCTGGTCGGTTCTATAACGTCAACATTGTCACGTTCGCCCAG CTGGTCAAAACCTCGTACACGTACTACATGATTATGAAGGAAATCTTTTAA